A region of Streptomyces sp. R44 DNA encodes the following proteins:
- the rpmG gene encoding 50S ribosomal protein L33, translated as MAATDVRPKITLACVECKERNYITKKNRRNNPDRLEMKKHCPRCNSHTAHRETR; from the coding sequence GTGGCTGCCACCGACGTCCGCCCGAAGATCACGCTGGCCTGCGTGGAGTGCAAGGAGCGGAACTACATCACCAAGAAGAACCGGCGTAACAACCCGGACCGTCTTGAGATGAAGAAGCACTGCCCTCGCTGCAACTCGCACACTGCGCACCGCGAGACGCGCTAA
- a CDS encoding MaoC family dehydratase N-terminal domain-containing protein, protein MALDQSFVGRTYPPTAPYEVGREKIREFAEAIGDANPAYTDTEAAKALGHSDVIAPPTFVFAITFKAAGAVIEDPQLGLDYSRVVHGDQKFAYTRPVRAGDRLSVTSTIEAIKSLAGNDILDIRGEVHDASGEHVVTAWTKLVSRAPEGV, encoded by the coding sequence ATGGCGCTCGACCAGTCCTTCGTGGGCCGGACCTATCCGCCCACCGCGCCCTACGAGGTCGGCCGCGAGAAGATCCGCGAGTTCGCCGAGGCGATCGGTGACGCCAATCCCGCGTACACCGACACCGAGGCGGCCAAGGCGCTCGGACATTCCGATGTGATCGCTCCGCCCACTTTCGTGTTCGCCATCACATTCAAGGCGGCCGGCGCCGTCATCGAGGACCCGCAGCTGGGCCTCGACTACAGCCGCGTCGTCCACGGCGACCAGAAGTTCGCCTACACCCGGCCCGTGCGCGCCGGGGACCGGCTCTCGGTCACCTCCACCATCGAGGCGATCAAGTCCCTCGCCGGCAACGACATCCTCGACATCCGGGGCGAGGTCCACGACGCCTCCGGCGAGCACGTCGTCACCGCCTGGACCAAGCTCGTCTCCCGCGCGCCCGAGGGGGTCTGA
- a CDS encoding MaoC family dehydratase, whose product MTAKIAYDEVEVGTELPAQTFPVTRATLVQYAGASGDFNPIHWNEKFAVEVGLPDVIAHGMFTMAEAIRVVTDWAGDPAAVVEYGVRFTKPVVVPNDDKGAEIEVSAKVAAKLDDRQVRVDITAMSAGQKVLGMSRAVVRLA is encoded by the coding sequence ATGACCGCGAAGATCGCCTACGACGAGGTCGAGGTCGGCACCGAGCTGCCCGCGCAGACCTTCCCCGTGACCCGCGCCACGCTCGTGCAGTACGCCGGAGCCTCCGGGGACTTCAACCCGATCCACTGGAACGAGAAGTTCGCGGTCGAGGTCGGCCTCCCGGACGTCATCGCCCACGGCATGTTCACCATGGCCGAGGCGATCCGCGTCGTCACCGACTGGGCCGGCGACCCCGCCGCCGTCGTCGAGTACGGCGTCCGCTTCACCAAGCCGGTCGTCGTCCCCAACGACGACAAGGGCGCCGAGATCGAGGTCTCCGCCAAGGTCGCCGCCAAGCTGGACGACCGGCAGGTGCGGGTCGACATCACGGCCATGAGCGCCGGGCAGAAGGTCCTGGGCATGAGCCGGGCCGTCGTCAGGCTCGCGTAG
- a CDS encoding TetR/AcrR family transcriptional regulator, with protein sequence MVRMSAEERRESVIRAAMSEFSRGGYYGTSTEAIAKRVGVSQPYLFRLFPGKKAIFLAASERCISDTVRVFEEAAEGLSGEEALHAMANAYTRIIAEDPDRLLMQMQVYVTVAAAEAAGDHEFGEAVRAGWTVLWETVHLALGAEAEETTTFLAYGMLINTLVAMGFPPEHRVWEGFYPSARRLGRLEK encoded by the coding sequence ATGGTCAGGATGAGTGCGGAGGAGCGGCGCGAGAGCGTCATCCGCGCGGCGATGAGCGAATTCAGCCGCGGCGGCTACTACGGCACCTCCACCGAGGCGATCGCCAAGCGCGTCGGTGTCTCGCAGCCGTATCTCTTCCGGCTCTTCCCGGGCAAGAAGGCCATCTTCCTGGCCGCCTCCGAGCGCTGCATCAGCGACACCGTCCGCGTCTTCGAGGAGGCCGCGGAAGGGCTGTCCGGCGAGGAGGCCCTGCACGCCATGGCCAACGCGTACACCCGGATCATCGCCGAGGACCCCGACCGGCTCCTGATGCAGATGCAGGTGTACGTGACCGTCGCCGCCGCCGAGGCGGCCGGTGACCACGAGTTCGGCGAGGCCGTCCGGGCCGGCTGGACGGTGCTCTGGGAGACCGTCCACCTCGCGCTCGGCGCCGAGGCCGAGGAGACCACGACCTTCCTGGCGTACGGGATGCTCATCAACACCCTCGTCGCCATGGGCTTTCCGCCCGAGCACCGGGTCTGGGAGGGGTTCTACCCCTCCGCCCGCCGCCTCGGCCGGCTGGAGAAGTAG
- a CDS encoding MFS transporter: MTQPAARRGSAAWALVITSVAGFMAALDNLVVTTALPSIREDLGGALDDLEWTVSAYTLTFAVLLMFGAALGDRFGRRRLFVAGLAVFTGASAAAALAPGIDALIAARAVQGVGAAIMMPLTLTLLTAAVPAARRGMAFGIWGAVNGLAVASGPLIGGSLTEHISWQWIFWLNVPLGLALLPLARLRLAESHGAGARLDIAGTLLASGGLFGIVYGLIRGPIDGWTSASVLTGLIAGSALIGGFIHHGIHNKAPMLPMRLFRNRAFSGINAASLLMFLGMFGSIFLLSQYMQGVLGYSPTEAGLRMLPWTGMPMIVAPIAGALSDRIGGRPVVAAGLALQALGLAWFALVLTPDASYAVQLPALVVSGIGMALYFAPAANLVMSSVRPSEQGIASGANNALREVGGALGVAVMASIFAAQGGYESGQSFVDGLVPALWVGAGAVALGAAAVLFAPSRRQEARRKAEAQAEAQTEAGTESEGGKRRLIDA, encoded by the coding sequence ATGACTCAGCCAGCAGCCCGCCGCGGTTCCGCCGCCTGGGCCCTCGTCATCACCAGCGTCGCCGGCTTCATGGCGGCCCTCGACAACCTCGTCGTCACCACCGCCCTCCCCTCCATCCGCGAGGACCTCGGGGGAGCGCTGGACGACCTCGAATGGACGGTGAGCGCCTACACCCTCACCTTCGCCGTCCTGCTCATGTTCGGAGCCGCCCTCGGTGACCGCTTCGGCCGTCGCCGGCTCTTCGTCGCCGGCCTCGCCGTCTTCACCGGCGCCTCCGCCGCGGCCGCGCTCGCCCCCGGCATCGACGCCCTGATCGCCGCCCGCGCCGTCCAGGGCGTCGGTGCCGCGATCATGATGCCGCTCACCCTCACCCTGCTCACCGCGGCCGTCCCGGCCGCCAGACGAGGGATGGCCTTCGGTATCTGGGGCGCCGTCAACGGCCTCGCCGTCGCCTCCGGTCCGCTCATCGGCGGCAGCCTCACCGAACACATCTCCTGGCAGTGGATCTTCTGGCTGAACGTCCCGCTCGGCCTCGCCCTCCTGCCGCTCGCCCGGCTGCGCCTCGCCGAGTCGCACGGCGCCGGAGCCCGCCTCGACATCGCCGGCACGCTCCTCGCCAGCGGCGGCCTTTTCGGCATCGTGTACGGGCTGATCCGCGGCCCGATCGACGGCTGGACCTCCGCCTCCGTCCTCACCGGACTGATCGCCGGCTCCGCGCTCATCGGCGGATTCATCCACCACGGCATCCACAACAAGGCGCCGATGCTGCCCATGCGGCTCTTCCGCAACCGCGCCTTCTCCGGCATCAACGCGGCCAGCCTGCTGATGTTCCTCGGCATGTTCGGCTCGATCTTCCTGCTCAGCCAGTACATGCAGGGCGTTCTCGGCTACTCGCCCACCGAGGCGGGGCTGCGGATGCTGCCCTGGACCGGCATGCCGATGATCGTCGCGCCGATCGCGGGCGCCCTCTCCGACCGGATCGGCGGCCGCCCGGTCGTCGCCGCGGGCCTCGCCCTCCAGGCGCTCGGCCTGGCCTGGTTCGCGCTCGTCCTGACGCCCGACGCCTCGTACGCCGTCCAGCTCCCCGCCCTCGTCGTGAGCGGCATCGGCATGGCGCTGTACTTCGCACCCGCGGCCAACCTCGTGATGTCCAGCGTCCGTCCGTCCGAGCAGGGCATCGCGTCCGGTGCCAACAACGCACTGCGCGAGGTCGGCGGCGCGCTCGGCGTCGCCGTGATGGCCTCGATCTTCGCCGCGCAGGGCGGGTACGAGTCGGGCCAGAGCTTCGTCGACGGCCTGGTGCCCGCGCTGTGGGTCGGCGCCGGGGCGGTGGCCCTCGGCGCGGCGGCGGTGCTCTTCGCCCCGTCACGGCGCCAGGAGGCGCGACGGAAGGCGGAGGCACAGGCCGAGGCGCAGACCGAGGCCGGGACGGAGTCCGAAGGCGGGAAGCGACGTCTGATCGACGCGTGA
- a CDS encoding NAD(P)-dependent oxidoreductase — translation MKLTVFGATGGIGQEVVRQALASGHEVTAVVRDPARLTATGTRLTVLRADLSDPEALRGAVAGRDAVLSGLGARTRADAGVAARLTRSVLTAMEAERTRRLLVVSAAPLGPVPDGQALVDKAVLAIINNVLKDVYADLRVMESDLAASEADWTSVRPPKLTNKPGTGRYRRVVGGTPSRGRSLARADVAHAMLAMIDDPATVRQGVGVAY, via the coding sequence ATGAAGCTCACAGTCTTCGGTGCGACCGGCGGCATCGGCCAGGAGGTCGTCCGGCAGGCCCTGGCCTCGGGCCACGAGGTGACGGCGGTGGTACGGGACCCGGCACGGCTCACCGCGACGGGCACGCGCCTGACGGTCCTGCGGGCCGACCTGTCCGACCCGGAGGCCCTGCGCGGTGCCGTGGCGGGACGGGACGCGGTGCTCTCGGGCCTCGGCGCCCGGACCCGGGCGGACGCGGGCGTGGCGGCCCGGCTGACCCGCTCGGTGCTCACGGCGATGGAGGCCGAGAGGACGCGCCGGCTCCTGGTGGTCAGCGCGGCCCCGCTGGGCCCGGTCCCGGACGGCCAGGCCCTGGTCGACAAGGCGGTCCTGGCGATCATCAACAACGTCCTGAAGGACGTCTACGCCGATCTGCGGGTCATGGAGTCGGACCTCGCCGCGAGCGAGGCCGACTGGACCTCCGTACGCCCGCCCAAGCTGACGAACAAGCCGGGCACCGGCCGGTACCGCAGGGTCGTCGGCGGCACCCCGTCCCGGGGCCGCTCGCTGGCCCGCGCGGACGTGGCGCACGCGATGCTGGCGATGATCGACGACCCCGCGACGGTCAGGCAGGGCGTCGGCGTCGCGTACTAG
- a CDS encoding TetR/AcrR family transcriptional regulator, with translation MEQRPTRTRIVDAARDLMRTAGLARTTTKEIAKAAGCSEAALYKYFSSKEELFLTVLNERLPQLAGLLGTLVADPGGRTVEENLTEVARQAALFYEQTFPVVASLYAEPQLKRRHEEAMRTYGSGPHKPIEGLAAYLRAEQRHGRISPDADPVAAASLLLGACVQRSFAWEMSPDRRPPDSLDHFARTLARTLLRGIG, from the coding sequence ATGGAACAGAGGCCGACCCGGACCCGGATCGTCGACGCCGCCCGTGACCTCATGCGGACGGCGGGGCTCGCCCGCACCACCACCAAGGAGATCGCCAAGGCGGCCGGCTGCTCGGAAGCCGCGCTCTACAAGTACTTCAGCAGCAAGGAAGAGCTCTTCCTGACCGTCCTGAACGAGCGCCTGCCCCAGCTCGCCGGACTCCTCGGCACGCTCGTCGCCGACCCGGGCGGCCGCACCGTCGAGGAGAACCTCACCGAGGTCGCCCGGCAGGCCGCGCTCTTCTACGAGCAGACCTTCCCGGTCGTCGCCTCCCTCTACGCCGAACCGCAGCTCAAGCGGCGCCACGAGGAGGCCATGCGCACCTACGGCAGCGGCCCCCACAAGCCCATCGAAGGCCTCGCCGCCTATCTCCGCGCCGAGCAGCGGCACGGCCGCATCAGCCCCGACGCCGACCCGGTGGCCGCCGCCTCCCTGCTCCTCGGGGCCTGTGTGCAGCGCTCCTTCGCCTGGGAGATGAGCCCGGACCGCCGGCCCCCGGACTCCCTCGACCACTTCGCGCGCACGCTCGCCCGCACCCTGCTCCGCGGGATCGGCTAG
- a CDS encoding adenosine deaminase: protein MEHVRDLTLLPKAHLHLHFTGSMRPTTLIELADKYGVHLPEALSSGTPPKLRATDERGWFRFQRLYDIARSCLRAPEDIQRLVREAAQEDVRDGSGWLEIQVDPTSYAPHLGGLIPALEIILDAVDSASRETGLGMRVLVAANRMKHPLEARTLARLAVRFADRGVVGFGLSNDERRGMARDFDRAFAIAREGGLLAAPHGGELTGPSSVRDCLDDLRASRVGHGVRSAEDPRLLRKLAEKGVTCEVCPASNVALGVYEKHEDVPLRTLFEAGVPMALGADDPLLFGSRLAAQYEIARRHHGFTDAELAELARQSVRGSAAPEDVRAKLLAGIDDWIA, encoded by the coding sequence ATGGAGCATGTACGCGATCTCACCCTGTTGCCCAAGGCCCATCTGCACCTGCACTTCACCGGCTCGATGCGGCCCACGACGCTGATCGAGCTGGCCGACAAGTACGGCGTGCATCTCCCGGAGGCGCTGAGCAGCGGTACGCCTCCCAAGCTGAGGGCGACCGACGAGCGCGGCTGGTTCCGCTTCCAGCGGCTCTACGACATCGCCCGCTCCTGCCTGCGCGCGCCGGAGGACATCCAGCGGCTCGTCCGGGAGGCGGCCCAGGAGGACGTCAGGGACGGCTCGGGGTGGCTGGAGATCCAGGTCGACCCCACCTCGTACGCCCCACATCTCGGCGGTCTGATCCCGGCTCTGGAGATCATCCTGGACGCGGTCGACTCGGCCTCGCGGGAGACCGGGCTCGGGATGCGGGTCCTGGTGGCGGCGAACCGGATGAAGCACCCCCTGGAGGCGCGGACCCTGGCCCGGCTCGCGGTGCGGTTCGCGGACCGGGGCGTGGTCGGCTTCGGGCTCTCCAACGACGAGCGGCGGGGCATGGCCCGGGACTTCGACCGGGCCTTCGCGATCGCGCGCGAGGGCGGCCTGCTGGCGGCCCCGCACGGCGGCGAGCTGACGGGCCCCTCGTCGGTACGGGACTGCCTGGACGATCTGCGGGCGTCGCGGGTCGGCCACGGGGTGCGCTCGGCGGAGGACCCGCGACTGCTGCGGAAGCTCGCCGAGAAGGGCGTGACCTGCGAGGTGTGCCCGGCGTCGAACGTGGCGCTCGGGGTGTACGAGAAGCACGAGGACGTCCCGCTGCGGACCCTCTTCGAGGCGGGCGTCCCGATGGCCCTGGGCGCCGACGACCCGCTCCTCTTCGGCTCGCGCCTCGCCGCCCAGTACGAGATCGCGCGGCGGCACCACGGGTTCACGGACGCGGAGCTGGCGGAGCTGGCCCGTCAGTCGGTGCGGGGCTCGGCGGCGCCGGAGGACGTCAGGGCGAAGCTCCTGGCGGGGATCGACGACTGGATCGCCTAG
- a CDS encoding pyridoxal phosphate-dependent aminotransferase — MSAATPPTERRVSARIGAISESATLAVDAKAKALKAAGRPVIGFGAGEPDFPTPDYIVDAAVEACKNPKYHRYTPAGGLPELKAAIAAKTLRDSGYEIDASQVLVTNGGKQAIYEAFAAILDPGDEVIVPAPYWTTYPESIRLAGGVPVEVVADETTGYRVSVEQLEAARTEKTKVVLFVSPSNPTGAVYSEAETEAIGRWAVEHGLWVLTDEIYEHLVYGDASAVSLPAVLPELRDKCIVVNGVAKTYAMTGWRVGWIIGPKDVVKAATNLQSHATSNVSNVAQVAALAAVSGNLDAVKEMGKAFDRRRQTIVRMLNEIEGVLCPTPEGAFYVYPSVKGLLGKEIRGKRPETSVDLAALILDEAEVAVVPGEAFGTPGYLRLSYALGDEDLVEGVSRIQKLLAEARD, encoded by the coding sequence ATGAGCGCTGCTACCCCTCCCACCGAGCGTCGGGTCTCCGCCCGGATCGGTGCGATCTCCGAGTCCGCCACCCTCGCCGTCGACGCCAAGGCCAAGGCCCTCAAGGCCGCCGGGCGCCCGGTGATCGGTTTCGGCGCGGGTGAGCCCGACTTCCCGACCCCGGACTACATCGTCGACGCGGCCGTCGAGGCCTGCAAGAACCCGAAGTACCACCGCTACACGCCGGCCGGCGGTCTGCCCGAGCTGAAGGCCGCGATCGCCGCCAAGACGCTGCGCGACTCCGGTTACGAGATCGACGCCTCCCAGGTCCTGGTGACCAACGGCGGCAAGCAGGCGATCTACGAGGCCTTCGCCGCGATCCTCGACCCGGGCGACGAGGTCATCGTCCCGGCGCCGTACTGGACGACGTACCCCGAGTCGATCCGCCTCGCGGGCGGTGTCCCGGTGGAGGTCGTCGCCGACGAGACCACCGGCTACCGGGTCTCGGTGGAGCAGCTGGAGGCGGCGCGCACGGAGAAGACCAAGGTCGTCCTCTTCGTCTCCCCCTCGAACCCGACGGGTGCCGTCTACAGCGAGGCCGAGACCGAGGCGATCGGCCGCTGGGCCGTCGAGCACGGCCTGTGGGTCCTCACGGACGAGATCTACGAGCACCTGGTCTACGGCGACGCCTCCGCCGTCTCGCTCCCGGCCGTCCTGCCGGAGCTGCGCGACAAGTGCATCGTCGTCAACGGCGTGGCGAAGACGTACGCGATGACGGGCTGGCGCGTGGGCTGGATCATCGGCCCGAAGGACGTCGTCAAGGCCGCGACCAACCTGCAGTCGCACGCCACGTCCAACGTCTCCAACGTGGCGCAGGTGGCCGCGCTCGCCGCCGTCTCCGGGAACCTGGACGCGGTCAAGGAGATGGGCAAGGCCTTCGACCGCCGCCGCCAGACGATCGTGCGGATGCTCAACGAGATCGAGGGCGTCCTCTGCCCGACCCCGGAGGGCGCGTTCTACGTGTACCCGTCGGTGAAGGGGCTGCTCGGCAAGGAGATCCGCGGCAAGCGCCCGGAGACCTCGGTCGACCTCGCCGCGCTGATCCTGGACGAGGCCGAGGTCGCGGTCGTCCCGGGCGAGGCCTTCGGCACCCCGGGCTACCTGCGGCTCTCGTACGCGCTCGGTGACGAGGACCTGGTGGAGGGCGTGTCCCGGATCCAGAAGCTGCTCGCCGAGGCGCGGGACTGA